The following proteins come from a genomic window of Gottfriedia acidiceleris:
- a CDS encoding AMP-binding protein — MEEPRSRPWVSQYPEQIPATLDEQFDLLPTYLKQTASKYPTKKALNFLGKSMTFNEIYIQSLRFANFLRNLGIKKGDRVAIMLPNCPQAVIAYYGILFAEAIIVQTNPLYTERELEYQMNDSGATAIICLDLLINRVYEVKKSTNLQHIFVTGIKDYLPFFKKLLYPYSKQPKAPEIPNDHSIHQFSFIMQISAPIEQDLSSSSVEDVAILQYTGGTTGFPKGVMLTHKNLTSNTLMAEKWLYKSKKGQEKILTVLPFFHVYGMTTCMNLSIMCAYEMIIVPRFDATQMLEAINKYRPTLFPGAPTMYIALLNHPDLKNNDISCIHACLSGSAALPVEVQDQFEKVTGGKLVEGYGLSEASPVTHSNFLWDKRVTGSIGVPWPSTDAKIVSLETDEELPYREIGELIVSGPQVMKGYWNRPEETATTLKNGWLYTGDLGYMDEEGFFYIVDRKKDMINAGGFNVYPRDIEEVLYEHEAIKEAVIVGIPDAYRGETVKAYIVLKEGKSVTEAELDDFCRKYLAAYKVPRVYEFRNELPKTMIGKILRRTLLEEEKQKNTKPEDSDENLI, encoded by the coding sequence ATGGAGGAACCAAGATCAAGGCCTTGGGTGAGTCAGTATCCAGAGCAAATACCAGCTACATTAGACGAACAGTTCGATTTATTACCAACATATTTAAAGCAAACAGCTTCAAAATATCCAACTAAGAAAGCGCTTAATTTCCTTGGAAAATCGATGACCTTTAATGAAATTTATATTCAATCTTTAAGATTCGCCAATTTCTTAAGGAATTTAGGAATTAAAAAAGGCGATCGAGTTGCTATTATGCTTCCTAATTGCCCTCAAGCAGTGATTGCTTATTATGGGATTCTTTTTGCAGAAGCAATTATCGTCCAAACAAATCCGCTATATACAGAGCGTGAACTTGAATATCAAATGAATGATAGTGGTGCAACAGCTATTATTTGTTTAGATTTATTAATTAATAGAGTGTACGAAGTAAAAAAATCTACTAATCTACAACATATTTTTGTTACTGGGATTAAAGACTATTTACCATTTTTTAAAAAGCTGTTATATCCTTATTCAAAGCAGCCAAAGGCACCAGAGATTCCTAATGATCACTCGATCCATCAATTTAGTTTTATAATGCAAATATCTGCACCGATTGAACAGGATCTATCAAGCAGTAGTGTAGAAGATGTAGCAATCCTTCAATATACTGGAGGAACTACTGGATTTCCAAAAGGTGTCATGCTTACACATAAAAATTTAACATCAAATACGTTAATGGCAGAGAAATGGTTATATAAAAGTAAGAAGGGCCAAGAAAAGATTTTGACTGTCTTACCATTTTTTCATGTTTATGGGATGACGACATGTATGAATTTATCAATTATGTGTGCGTATGAAATGATTATTGTACCCAGATTTGATGCAACCCAAATGCTTGAGGCGATCAATAAATATCGACCTACATTGTTTCCAGGTGCACCAACAATGTATATTGCATTATTAAATCATCCGGATTTAAAGAATAACGATATATCATGTATTCATGCTTGTTTAAGTGGATCTGCAGCATTACCTGTTGAAGTTCAAGATCAATTTGAAAAGGTGACAGGTGGAAAATTAGTAGAGGGCTATGGTTTATCAGAAGCTTCTCCAGTTACACATAGTAATTTCCTGTGGGATAAGCGAGTAACGGGTAGCATTGGAGTTCCTTGGCCAAGTACAGATGCTAAAATAGTATCTCTAGAAACTGACGAAGAGTTACCTTATCGTGAAATTGGGGAATTAATCGTTTCAGGACCACAAGTAATGAAGGGATATTGGAATCGACCAGAGGAAACCGCTACGACGTTAAAAAATGGCTGGTTATATACAGGTGATTTAGGCTATATGGATGAAGAAGGCTTCTTTTATATCGTTGACCGTAAGAAAGATATGATTAATGCAGGAGGATTTAACGTTTATCCTAGAGATATTGAGGAAGTATTATATGAACACGAGGCTATTAAAGAAGCAGTTATAGTTGGTATTCCTGATGCATATCGTGGAGAAACAGTTAAAGCTTACATTGTATTAAAAGAAGGAAAATCGGTGACTGAGGCTGAATTAGATGATTTTTGTCGGAAATATTTAGCAGCCTATAAAGTTCCGAGAGTTTATGAATTTAGGAATGAATTACCAAAAACAATGATTGGTAAAATCCTAAGAAGAACATTACTAGAAGAAGAAAAACAAAAAAATACGAAACCTGAGG
- a CDS encoding sugar nucleotide-binding protein, with protein sequence MKLLILGASGLVGKALIKEFSPDCDVFGTFNQTKLDLKNDHQLQWDINDSGKILTWIDRICPDVIVSCLRGDFNVQFEAHARIVEKVKSTSTKFLFCSTTNVFDGEVSKHHAENDLPVAESDYGQFKIRCEKLIQNEIGDNGIVLRLPMVWGKQSPRLNEIKAKIEMDQEIDAYDNIFLNHAIDTGIAKQVRQIIENDLKGIFHLATTTIDSQYSFIIKLVKRLSNEGKVKSLTLENFDEYNFGLLTNRTDLSPNFYYDSDEVIDQLVH encoded by the coding sequence ATGAAATTATTAATTTTAGGTGCTAGTGGGCTAGTTGGGAAGGCTTTAATAAAAGAATTTTCTCCTGATTGTGACGTTTTTGGAACGTTTAATCAAACAAAATTAGATTTGAAAAATGATCATCAATTACAATGGGATATTAATGATTCAGGGAAAATATTGACTTGGATTGACCGTATTTGCCCAGATGTAATTGTTTCTTGTTTACGTGGTGATTTTAATGTTCAATTTGAGGCGCATGCTAGAATAGTAGAAAAAGTAAAATCAACTTCAACGAAATTTTTATTTTGTTCTACAACAAATGTTTTTGATGGAGAAGTTTCAAAGCATCACGCTGAAAACGATCTTCCTGTTGCCGAATCAGATTATGGACAATTTAAAATAAGATGTGAGAAATTAATTCAGAATGAGATTGGCGATAATGGGATCGTATTAAGACTGCCAATGGTTTGGGGAAAACAATCACCAAGATTAAATGAAATAAAAGCTAAAATAGAAATGGATCAAGAAATTGATGCATATGATAATATTTTTTTAAATCATGCAATTGATACAGGAATTGCTAAGCAAGTAAGACAAATTATTGAAAATGATTTAAAAGGTATATTTCACCTAGCAACAACTACTATTGACTCGCAATACTCATTTATTATTAAACTTGTAAAAAGATTATCCAATGAGGGGAAAGTCAAATCTCTCACTTTAGAAAACTTTGATGAATACAATTTTGGATTATTGACTAATCGCACCGATCTGTCACCCAATTTTTACTATGATAGCGATGAAGTAATTGATCAATTAGTCCATTAA